The genomic interval atgaactacatatttttcatttttgttactatagttttcccattttataaaaataaaatacttaattgcCTTCCCACGCCTGCCTCTGTCCCCTTACCACTACCACCCTAAGAGATAATCATTGTAAACATTTGAGACATGGTGTTTTATAACCTGTTGTTTTTCTTAATGTGACAATAGCCCATATTTTAGCAGTAAACAAAAAGATAATCAAAGAAGACAAAAGCTTTGCCAAACAAACACTGTAAATAGAAATGGGAAGCTTTTTTATATCAGGGAACTGTGGCCAATTGATTCTTGGGGTATGGGGGATCACTTGACCATAAACAATTtcatttaggatttttgcattatGAGGGTATTTGGAGATAAATATATCATCCTATAATGTGCACAGTAAATTTTTCCTAATTTGTTGCTTTGAGAAAAGAGGCAAAGCAAACTAAACAGCCTTTCATAGATGAATAAGTAAACAGAGAGTGAAAGATGTGGGTACAAGTATATAGAGACCTATCAAAAATACGTTGCTTGTGGTTTTCATTCTCTAATGTGTAATTTTAGCATATTAAAaggctgttttgtgtttttagaatgGTAAGAATAAATGGGGATGTTACCTTTCAGTTTGTTCCAAAGATTGCATGCATCAGAACCAAAGCTTGAGTCTTTTTACTCCCCCATCTAATTGAGATATCTGCTACTTGAATATACTCTGGAATGAGGAAGTTTATCAATTAACATCTACTTAAGTAGATAGGATTAGCATTTCTTTAATTTGATATACTACATGTTGTATCAGGCACAGAAGCcagctttttttcatttaataccccaatgtttaaaattgttaaatgCAGACTTTATGTTCTTTCATTTAAATCATGACTTAcggttatttttagtttttatattctaGTAATTATCTTGGTCTGACTGCTTAGAGTTATCAGTTTGCTCAAAATTGCTTGAATCATTAAAATACTAATTGTGAGCattggccagtttttttttttttttttttttttgagacggagtttcgctcttgttacccaggctggagtgcaatggcgcaatcttggctcaccgcaacctccgcctcctgggttcaggcaattctcctgcctcagcctcctgagtagctgggattacaggcacacgccaccatgcccagctaattttttgtatttttagtagagacggggtttcaccatgttgaccaggttggtctcgatctctcgacctcgtgatccacccgcctcggcctcccaaagtgttgggattacaggcgtgagccaccgcgcccggcctggccagtttttaagttaaaaaaaaaaaaaaagcagttttggTCCTAGAAGAAGCGCTAAGGAAACCTGAAATAATTGATAAAGCACAGGTAAAGTTTGACCATAAAACTTGTAGAAAGAATAGACTATAGCTTAATGCTTGTAATGTTAGAAACTGGAACAAATACCTAAATTCAGTGGTTAGCACTATAAATATCTTTTCTAAACTGTGAGCAGTTAGAAAATATAGCTGGCTAATAGTAATTACAAGTTGCTATTTAAACAGATGCCAACATGCAAAATAGTTGTATAATTTTCCTGGTTATACTTGATTTTTGACTTGGCAATATTGTGCATTGTAACCATATTATTATACAAAGAGCATATACCAACAACATTTGAGtaaatgagtaaattaataaaaaggataaagacaattaatttaaaagtcaTGAGCATAATTAACAATGATTGCTTTTATTCTGAAACTGTTTTCCACGGTTTGTAACCATATGTATGACCCTTCCTtaatctcttccttccttccttgtatTCTGACTACTGATTCTTTGCAAGGTCCATCTCTCTTTTGTATGAAGTAAAATACTGGGAAAAGGCTGCTTTTCTAAAGATACATGTTTTGCTATTCTTATGGTGCTTATAATTGATAGAATTAGGAGTAAATTCATAGTGCTTTGGATATAGCACCTCAGATTAATATCAAATTGTCATCTCCTGTTAGTGTTCATTCACTAAAGGAATAGTATACAGAACGTGTACATTTGAATTAAGGGAAGATGGTTAGAAAAGTTCTAGAACCAGGAAGTACCACTCAGAAGACTTCTATGGAAACAGGACAAAGACAAATTTTACTACGTAGTTTACAATTTGCCTAGAGCTGTTCttgattctcctttctctatttattttttgttattctttgttctgttttactatgtttgaaaaatgtttatgacttgatattttaatgtaaaatgtgttctcttagaagagaagaaaaaatgctttatataCTAAAAACAGCACGCTAAAGCTATGAGTTAACAAACTATCTACATCTTAAGATTGTCTGTAAACTgccagaagttatttttaaaccaGTTTTATATACTTAATAGATTTCTCTATGTTCCCAATAGCCGACGATATAAAGCCATGTCCACGATGTGCTGCTTATATAATAAAGATGAATGATGGGAGCTGCAATCACATGACATGTGCTGTTTGTGGTTGTGAGTTTTGTTGGTTGTGTATGAAAGAAATCTCAGATTTACATTATCTAAGGTAAGTTTATAGAAGGAgctatttatatgtaaatgtaattttatattgtaagacaaaataacttgtttttaaaaagtattatccTAAGCATTTTTAAACTTGGTTTTGTAAGATACTTAAAggaattggttttattttaattacataaatttaaaagaaaccaaGTTATTATGCTAGTTGTTTGGAATTGATAACTGGTCAAAAATAGGAAATGggtatttcctctttttgtttttgttaaactAGAATGCTAGTATGTAATACCCTGTATAATTATGCTAGACCGTAAATACTTCCATTTAATTTTcccataaataaattttatcatttagGTTTCAGAATGAGTTTATGATATAATCAGATAACTGATGCCTAAAAATATGCATGTTTTGCAttaatttactattaaaaaaCTAACAAGGGTTTGATGGTAATGGAGGACTAGGGGTACATTTTTAACCTGAATCTCAGTTATCGGTCTCTTGTTAGTGGTTCTTACCTACTTTAATGAACTCAGAATttaaagaaaggggaaaagaatCCTAAGtatgagaagtttttaaaaatagtcattgCTTTAATATATTGCATTAATTTGTTATTGTGGTGTTTTGCAGCAGTTACtttacattgtaatttttttcattagtcCGTCAGGATGTACTTTTTGGGGGAAGAAACCATGGAGccgaaagaagaaaatattatggCAGCTAGGAACACTGGTTGGTGCTCCTGTTGGAATCGCTTTAATAGCTGGCATTGCTATTCCTGCAATGATTATTGGCATTCCTGTGTATGTGGGCCGTAAGGTAAAATGTTTACTTCTTGTTACTCCATTATCTTATTCTAAATCTTTAGGTGTATTCTTTTAGTATTGAcaattttttgctttgtttagaCAAAGGTTATCTTTAGTTTCTTCAATATAAAAGTTActcttttttcataaatttttaatgtttggcAAGCATATGTGAATACATATAAAgcagatttgctttaaaattttctgaatctGAAAATTTTAGTACATTTGCATTATAAAACTAACTTTCAGTATAAAATATTGAAGGATACACACCTAAGATTTTTCTCATAGGTATATCCATGTAAGGTCAGGTCTATAAAATCTTTTTAATGAAAGTTAATAGATAAATAACACATGCCTTCTGGCAAAGAATAGCCAGTTCTTGAATTATTTCTGCTGCAGTTCAaagctggtttctttttttttttttttcttggattacTGCTATTAATAAATACACTATTTTGCAAATTTATAACAATCTTGTCAAAGTCCAAACACTGGTGACTACCACTGACCTCTAATtgatgaattatatttcattAGCTAagcaaataattctttttttaagagttaaTGGGATAATTTATGACGTCCTAAGAAATCTGTTGTTGCCTAAATTAACAGAATCTCTGAATTGAGAAGTAACTTTAGAAATTTTCTTTGGTCCTTTCAGTAGGAGATggctaagagaaaaaaataaattttctttggtATCCAAgaagatcaaaaaaattaaaactttttttaaaaaattaaaaattatctaatcTCAACTCAAGCAGAACAAAgggtaacaatttttaaaaagggaactaACAGGCCGGGTgtagtgcctcatgcctataatcccagcactttggcaggctgaggcaagtggatcacttgaggtcaggagttcaagaccagcttggccaacatggcaaaccacatctctactaaaaatacaaaaaaaaaaaaaaaaaacagcctatccaggcatggtggcagatgcctataatcccagcctcccagagcttgaggcaggagaatcacttgaaccctggaggtggaggttgcactccaacctacgcaacaagagcaaaactctgtctcaaaaaaaaaaaaaggaaacaagctgggcatggtggctcattccaatcattgtagcactttgggaggctgaggcaagaggatcacttgaggccagaagttcaagaccagcctggacaacatagtgagaccccatctctcaaaaaaatttaaacattatctgggcatagtggcatgcacctatagtcccaactacttgggaggctgagataggaggattgcttaagctggggaagtggaggctaaactgaactgtgattgtgccacttcagcctgggcgatagagcaagatcctatctctaaaataaaaaaaggaactaAAGGTTGTCATACCACGTCATAGGTAATGTATGTACTTTGACTCATTTTAACACTGCAGTAACCTCAATATTTTGGtatgccatgtgtgtacctatgcagcagtcTTAcgtgttcttcacgtgtacctcaaaacctaaaatacaatttaaaaaaatttttggtcTGTAATTGCTgtgttaaaatattgaaatgaaaatttatatatcTTCAGTTACACAGAAagaagcagagctgagatttgaactcagatgcatgaattcttaaaatataagTTTCCTGATTAAGTTTTATTAGCTATTTGGGAAATTCAGTTATGGGAAAACCACTTCTGTTGTAAAATGGCTGCTAATTGTTACAAAATTCTTACCTTGAGTCAGATactgtttctgtttgtttcctttatttctatttctgacttCTGGGACCAGACTCGGAATAAGGTTGATCCTCTTTCATGTAACAGCTGAATTTTTTATGTTCAACATACATTttctaatcagaaaaataatatatacaatttcttaaaaattaattttgggaCTGATGGCAAAAATCTTTATAAGCCAAATATTTCAGAAGGTTTTAAGTGAGTAAACCTGAACTTTAAAATTTGTTGGggcgtgtgtggtggctcatcctaACActtggggagggtgaggagggtggattacattaatccaggagttttgagaccagcctgggcagcacaatgagaccttgtctctacaaaaaattaaaacatcagctgggcatgatggtgcatgcctgtagtcccagctgctaagaAAGCTGGGGCGAGAGGAATGATTaagcccatgaggttgaggctccagtgagctgtgatcctgccactgcactctagtctgagtgacACAGAGAGCCCCTAtgtccaaaaaaagagagaaaataaaaaatttcaaaatatagtaGCAGATTATAATTTTTCATGTAGTTATTCAAAGCAAGGTTTTGCTGAAAACAAAGCTATTTGTTCAGATactcagaaggaaaagagagactgTTGTACCACATGTACctataaataatttatagagGAGAGATTATTTACCTCATTGTTCAGGTCATAGGGTACAGTTACAGGCTTCCTTTTTTCAAACATGTACCCAGAGCattgtaaatgaatgaattagtttTCCATTGAATTAGTGTTCTGTGGTGCTTGGGATCTCAACCAACCTAGGAAAACCTAGTAAGTCAATAAAGTACCCAAAAGCTGAGCCTTCacttaacaattaaaaaatagaaaatgcagcaaaaaaattgtaaacagaaaaattaagttgAACCAGAAATAGTGGGATGATGGTGATCACTGTAATTAAACATTGGTGCTTGAAGCTGAAAAATTTTCTGGAAGAATTATTTCTTTTGGCAGCCTGCCTTTGCAAGTCAGCTCCATCAGTTGTTGCtttgccttttctcttcttcagtGCTAAGTTTCCCAGGaatgggagtggggaggagcaGGAATTAGCTGCAGTACTGAAGGATAATGAAAGGTACCCTGGGAAGGTCTGCCATCTCTGCCTGCATGGACTGTGTAGGGAAGTGAGGAGGCTCATTTACAAGGAACCTCTAGTCAATGCTGGGAAACGGGATTCTGACTAGGAAATAGAAAGGTTTCTCATCCCATCCCCGCAtcacccacctcccacccaaATTTTTCCACTGTTTTATATATCCCACAACACTCCTCATACTTTACAGCCTTCCAAAGGCTAAAGATATTATTACACCATGTaataatagattattttataAGTCTCACCTGTAATATTGTttataagtcattttattttagagtccCCATACTTTTGAGACTGTTTTGAATCTTATAACAGCCATTGCAAACCATGAAAATAAAGATGTCAAGTTCATATAATTTCTCAAGCCACTTTTTAATCACTGCTTCTATGATGATATCAGATTCTGCTTATTAACACCTGTCCTGTACAGAGATGCTGAGTGAATTCAATCCTGTCCTCTGTTAGCCATTATTTATcgtcttttttgtttctctgcccTTTACTTTGAGTTATAAATGAAAGCCCCGGATTTTGAGTAATTTGTCAATATTTGTCTTCAGAAAAAGggatctcagaaaaaataattctgtttaatCATACTTGTTTATTAGAAATGGTTTTTaaggtcagtttttaaaaataaacctttccCAGAAGCCAATTTTTACCATTTAGACAATCTTCTTTAGAAAGAAACCTTTAGAATACTAGAAGTACCCTGTTAGTGAACCAGTAAGTTTACCATGAACTAAGATATTCAGCTATgaacttttttgaaaaataactttagCAAGTATAGGCCTTTTCAACTAAGttaaattataatgtatttttctctttaatcccCTACccctatttttattaattcaagaTTCACAATCGCTATGAAGGCAAGGATGTTTCAAAGCACAAACGGAATTTGGCCATAGCAGGTGGTGTAACATTGTCTGTAATCGTGTCTCCAGTAGTAGCTGCAGTGACTGTAGGTAAGAAAATGCTGAAAAGTACTAATTACCTAAAATTTTATGGAGTTAAAGTTTTgtggaaggatttttaaaaaacaaagtgttTGAAGAGAAgacatttacttttttgtttttcaatttaaggacaaattaaattaattaaattgagCCTACATTAAGTCTTTCTTTGGTTAGAGTAGTTGGTAAATTGTTACTGGCTGATACCCTTTCCCCCCTACTCCACCCCAAGTGAAGTTCAGAGGCCTGgcacttcaaaagaaaaaagtttacatctctctttttttctcctcacgTGGGTTACCTGAAAGACTGGGAACTTTGAATTTGCTTAACAACTGTGTAAATCTACTTTTGGTAAATGTTCCGGCCAACTCTTCAGAACCCAGGCACTTTTCTCTGTATGCCTCTCTTGAAAAGACTTTCTAAAACTCATGTTTTCTGTGagttactttgttgttgttgtttgtaacGATTGATTTAATTTCTCTTTAGGTATTGGTGTTCCTATTATGTTAGCTTATGTCTATGGCGTTGTTCCAATTTCTCTTTGTCGAAGTGGAGGTTGTGGAGTCTCAGCAGGCAATGGAAAAGGAGTCAGGATTGAATTTGATGatgaaaatgatataaatgttGGTGGAACTAACACAGCTGTAGGTAAGTCCTTtaagcaaaggaagaaaatttgcCTATTAACAGTGTAAGTAGTGGGGAGGCTGGAGATAACATGCAAGTCAGAATTTCCATTGCCCTCCTTTTACTAGGCCTAATAGTATTCATTCAGAAGTACATCCGTGAATAAATTGCCAAGGAGAAGTGTATGGATGAAAGAGGTGGGGGTAATTTTGGGTACCTGACCTCTAATGGGAATATAATGTCTTAGAAATCATAAACTTTTCATCTTAAATTTTGCCTGAAACATTACAAATTATTAagtaaaggatatgaagagaaatGCAGTTCAAAAGGAAATACAGATGCCCAGTAAGTCAAAAGTGTCTTCAACTCAATGTTATTCAAAGAAACGTGAATTAGGATAGTAACTAGCAaagatgaagaataaaaaagCCTTCTTAGACTGCCAGTAGGAGTATGTCagtaaaccttttttttaaagtgcatgtTCTATATTCTAGCAAttcttcttttagaaatttcTCATAGGGAAATAATCAGGCAGATATATAAAGATAATGCCTACTTTCTTATCTCCCATTTTCTGTTGAACACACCTCAATCAGACTTTTGTCCCTACCActccagaattttatttctactgtTCACTAAAGCAGAGTCACCAGTGGCCTCCATGTAACTTAATACAGTGGTCAGTTCTTGGTCCTCATCTTCATATAACAGTCTATCTGACATGATAGACTCTACCCTTCTTGAAATACTTCACTTTTCTTCTGGGAAACCACTTCTTAACCGTATTTCCTGGCCACTTCATCTCATTCGTCTTTGCTggttcattttcctcttctgacTTCTAAATGTTTGTTTCCCAGGACTCAGTTCTCAGAATTCTTTTCTTATCTACACTTTCGCCCTAGGTCATCTCATCTATTAAATAATACATAGACTGACCTCTCTCTAAATTTATATCTAGGCTAGAACTCTCCCCTGAACTTCAAACTTGCATGTCTAACTTTGCTCTTGATCTACACTTGAATGTCTAATAAGAATGTCAAGCTTTACTTGTCTATAGCCAAATTTTTTGCTCTAAAATCTGTTCTTCTCTCCATCCTCCTTAACTCAGTAAGTAGCTTCTCCATTCTTCTTCCTATTGCTTGGGCCAAAAACCTTCCTTTACGATATCTCCCTCTTTTCCCTCATGTCCTACATCTGATCTGTCAGCAAATTTGGCTGCTTCCTTCAATATTTAGCTATAATCAAATCACTTCTTACTCTCTTCACTGCCCTTCCCTTAGTTCAAGCTACTGTCCTTTTTCCTGGGCAAATTGTAATAGCCTCTTACCTGCTGTAACTTCTCAGCTTCTCTTCACTATTCCGTAGTGCAGCCATAGTCACATGCCCAAACCCTGTCAGATTATGTCTTTCTTATGCTCAAAACTTCCCCAGTGGCTTCTAACTATACTGAGGAAGAAAATCCAAATTCCTTATCACAGCCCAAAAGGCCCCACATGATCTGCCCCAGCTGTATCTCTGAGCTTGTCTCTGGTCACCCTCCTATTTTATACCACTATCACTTGATTTTTGAGGGTATCAAGCATGCTTCTACTTACAGGCTTTTAAACTTgcagttctctctgcctggaatactctttcCCTAGAAAAATTAATGGCTCACTTTTTTAATTCAATTGTCTCTACAAGTATTACCTTATCAAAGAGGCCTTCCCTCATCACATCATATAAAATGACACACAGCCATGTACATACATGCACTTCTCATCCCTCTTCTCCCCTTTACTCTCTCATATTTTTCCTCATAGAATTTATCACCATGTGATTGGGTATATAATAGGAACTCAAATATGGTGCAAATAAATGACTTCTTCAATAGAAAACATATGAGAGATACTGTAAAATTGGAACATGGTCTTACCAGATCTTAATAATAGCTTGTAGATAGAACTGTGGGATAAAGCTAGAAATCAACATTTAGCCCATTCTTATTGACTTAGAGAATAATAAGCTCTTTAAATGACACCCTTAATGAAAACTGTCACATAATTTTCTTCTGAAGTCAGCTATGTTTTTCAACAATCAGATTCTTTATAGAATTCCTAAAATCTGggtttttggaaaaaaagaaactagtgaCCATTTAAAATGAGGGCTTTATTCCAACTGCTTCTAGTGGACTagcctgaaaaaaatatttttccatgtctGTGTATATTTTATACCTTATATAATGTCCTCTCTGAAATCATCGAGGAATTTAAGAAGGGGAAAATTAATAATCATACTTAGTCTCTTTGAAATGTTTGCATTTAGATACAACATCAGTAGCAGAAGCAAGACACAATCCCAGCATAGGGGAGGGAAGTGTTGGTGGGCTGACTGGCAGTTTGAGTGCAAGTGGAAGCCACATGGATCGAATAGGAGCCATCCGAGACAACCTGAGTGAAACGGCCAGCACCATGGCATTAGCTGGAGCCAGTATAACGGGGAGTCTATCAGGAAGTGCCATGGTAAACTGTTTTAAcaggtgtgtgttttggtttggtttggttctgCCTTCTGGTAACTACAAATTATTAATTAGGTGAGAATTTTGAACATAAAGCATGATGATTATATGCAACCCTACTATGTGGAGGTTCAAAATagtaatgttaaaaatgaaatttgggaacaggcgcagtagctcacacctgtaatgacaggactttgggaagccaggtgtgtggattgcctgacctcaggagtttgagaacagcctgggcaacatggcaaaaccccgtctctactaaaaaatacaaaaaattagccaggtttggtggcatgcacctgtagtcccagctgctcgggaggctgaggtaggaagatcacttgagcctgggaggtggaggttgaattcagctgagatcacaccactgaactccaacctgagtgacagtgagaccccgtctcaaaaaaaaaaaagaaaagggaaaaaagaaatttgatggTAGACTTCTAAGGCTAAGGAATAACATTCTGCCAGTTTTTTCACTGTCCTTATcagattttatattataaatcatTGCTGCGGCTGCTTCAGTAGACATAGAAGCAAAGGCAATATTTAAGCCTAGATCTTACCTCTGTGGGTAACAACAGCTGGATATTAGGAGATGGGACTTTGGCTGAGTCCCCAGAAATGTGTGAACTGGGACCGGGATAATTGGCTAGGGGCCTTTTATGTATTAATGCTTGCTTACTTTGTTCTCACCAAGTCCTTTATCAATAGCTGTGTAGATAAGtaggaaaaaattatcttcccctgtttctctttatttcactatttttcaCTTATGCTAAGCCTTGCCTTTTTAAATGTAGGGGAGAGAGAATacatgaattaaaagaaaaatcagacatatttatcttattttttaggTAGTTTGCATTTAAATACAAACTCTTAAGTTACAGTGGCATATataacctctttttaaaaaggcaaatgctggctgggctcggtggttcacacctataatcccagcactttgggaagccaagatgggaggatagcttgaggccaggagtttgagaccagcctgggtaacataatgagaccctgtctctaatatatataaataaataaaatattaaaaggcagGTGTTATTTATAGAGCCATTTTTAATATAGATGCCGAGGATTTTTGTATTCATTGATCTGCCGTGTTTAATAATGTATTCTAACGTCATGTTTTGCATGGAAACATTACAAAGTGCCATATCCTGAGTGAGAATAATGGAGCACATTTAAGTGAAAATCCTCTGTGTCCTTTTTGTGTTATTCTATTACTACCTTACTTGGCAGACAACtagtttttcccattttatttggTTGGGTGGTACTATTCAGTGTGCTGCAATAAACtttgaattaaataaaaggaaattttaaaaaatggttccCCATATAGCTTCTGGTCACTAGGGATCTTAACTAAATTATTTAGAGATACATATTACAGTAGTGctgatattaaatataattttggttATTTCATACCCTCCCTTTAAGGTTGGAAGTTCAAGCAGATGTACAGAAAGAACGGTACAGTCTAAGTGGAGAATCTGGCACAGTCAGCTTGGGAACAGTTAGTGATAATGCCAGCACCAAAGCAATGGCAGGATCCATCCTGAATTCCTACATCCCATTGGACAAGTAAggaaaaaattgttataaaattgaaaggatttttaaaattaattttaaagagataattcCTATCATTAGACAAATTACCAGTGAAAAATGGCTACCAACTGTTAAGttctctgagaaaagaaaacagtgagcCGTCCAGAGTAGGCAAATCTGTATACATCATAAAGTGGATttgtggttgccaagggctggaaGAGGGAAGAATGGGAACTGACTGCTAATGAGTACAAGGTTTCTTCTTGGGATgatgaaatgttctgaaattaggtAGTGGCGATAGTTGCACAGCCCTGACCAcaactaaaaatcactgaattgtacactcaATTAGAAGAACAGAATAAAGCTGTTCTTTAAAAGGTAGCATAGTGCCTAGAACAGCGTTAAGTAATAAATGTATCTACTACTACTTAAAAAATTGAAGCATTATAAAGAGTTCTCTTATTGCAAGTACTTTTTTTAAGTAGAACATGTCTTGTGTTAAGATGGTCTGATAGCTTACATATAGTCTGAATTTTCCACACAGAAACCCTTCCCCTAGTCATCtgaacaaaaagaagtcagaaattATGTTTGTATTTGTTACTCTTATGTTTCAGAGAAGGCAACAGTATGGAGGTGCAAGTAGATATTGAGTCCAAGCCATCAAAATTCAGGCACAACAGTGGAAGCAGTAGTGTGGATGATGGCAGTGCCACCCGAAATCATCCTGGTGGTTCATCCAGTGGCTTGCCTGAAGGTAAATCTAGTGCCACCAAGTGGTCCAAAGAAGCAACAGCAgggaaaaaatcaaaaagtggtaAATTGAGGAAAAAAGGTAACATGAAGATAAATGAGACCAGAGAGGACATGGATGCACAGTTGTTAGAACAACAAAGCACGAACTCAAGTGAATTTGAGGCTCCATCCCTCAGTGACAGTATGCCATCTGTAGCAGATTCCCACTCTAGTCATTTTTCTGAATTTAGTTGTTCTGACCTAGAAAGCATGAAAACTTCTTGTAGTCATGGTTCCAGTGATTATCACACCCGCTTTGCTACTGTTAACATTCTTCCTGAGGTAGAAAATGACCGTCTGGAAAATTCCCCACATCAGTGTAGCATTTCTGTGGTTACCCAAACTGCTTCCTGTTCAGAAGTTCCACAGTTGAATCATATTGCTGAAGAACATGGTAACAGTGGAATAAAACCTAATGTTGATTTATATTTTGGTGATgcactaaaagaaacaaataacaaccACTCACATCAGACAATGGAATTAAAAGTTGCAATTCAGACTGAAATTTAGGCCCATAGATGCTGCAAAATAATTACCAGTGTACAACCTTGTTTGGAGCTGGTTGAACTACATGTGACTACTTTAAGTTTCAAGTTACCAGCAAAAGCCGGGTTTCATTATCATAATGCAGATACATTTTCTGTGTTCAGCAAGGCATTGTGTGTCATGTGGATATTAGTTACCAAACTATGAAATGAAGGCTTTAAAAGTGCATTATTTTAAGGATAATAAATTTGAAGAGTAAAGCATGTTTTGTGTGTTTGCCACAAAACATTGCTTGAAGCACATACTTGTGTATTTAGAAAT from Saimiri boliviensis isolate mSaiBol1 chromosome 15, mSaiBol1.pri, whole genome shotgun sequence carries:
- the RNF19A gene encoding E3 ubiquitin-protein ligase RNF19A; this encodes MQEQEIGFISKYNEGLCVSTDPDSILTSILDMSLHRQMGSDRDLQSSASSVSLPSVKKAPKKRRISIGSLFRRKKDNKRKSRELNGGVDGIASIESIHSEMCTDKNSIFSTNTSSDNGLTSISKQIGDFIECPLCLLRHSKDRFPDIMTCHHRSCVDCLRQYLRIEISESRVNISCPECTERFNPHDIRLILSDDVLMEKYEEFMLRRWLVADPDCRWCPAPDCGYAVIAFGCASCPKLTCGREGCGTEFCYHCKQIWHPNQTCDAARQERAQSLRLRTIRSSSISYSQESGAAADDIKPCPRCAAYIIKMNDGSCNHMTCAVCGCEFCWLCMKEISDLHYLSPSGCTFWGKKPWSRKKKILWQLGTLVGAPVGIALIAGIAIPAMIIGIPVYVGRKIHNRYEGKDVSKHKRNLAIAGGVTLSVIVSPVVAAVTVGIGVPIMLAYVYGVVPISLCRSGGCGVSAGNGKGVRIEFDDENDINVGGTNTAVDTTSVAEARHNPSIGEGSVGGLTGSLSASGSHMDRIGAIRDNLSETASTMALAGASITGSLSGSAMVNCFNRLEVQADVQKERYSLSGESGTVSLGTVSDNASTKAMAGSILNSYIPLDKEGNSMEVQVDIESKPSKFRHNSGSSSVDDGSATRNHPGGSSSGLPEGKSSATKWSKEATAGKKSKSGKLRKKGNMKINETREDMDAQLLEQQSTNSSEFEAPSLSDSMPSVADSHSSHFSEFSCSDLESMKTSCSHGSSDYHTRFATVNILPEVENDRLENSPHQCSISVVTQTASCSEVPQLNHIAEEHGNSGIKPNVDLYFGDALKETNNNHSHQTMELKVAIQTEI